In Daucus carota subsp. sativus chromosome 4, DH1 v3.0, whole genome shotgun sequence, one DNA window encodes the following:
- the LOC135152437 gene encoding uncharacterized protein LOC135152437 → MERAAEEFASQTDPDEPPPSPATCRKRNILISLRARKLNKGKIFMNPNKTVQDVLGREEAAKWTTLSTPARIPNHAYDMMGRALNEVTDMVQTMDGMNEIPRSRLDDELKKLADGAYPIKDDPVQRLLWDQYIKVAASLACSQFERFKKVIIEDTQEDGTENGHDMEDDEGNENGQNMDDEAGDMDDDGGNMDGHYSDEDGSFNNTQLSP, encoded by the exons ATGGAGCGTGCTGCGGAGGAATTTGCTTCTCAAACTGATCCAGATGAGCCACCTCCATCTCCTGCCACCTGCAGAAagagaaatatattaatttctctACGAGCTCGTAAGTTGAACAAAGGAAAGATATTTATGAACCCAAACAAGACTGTTCAAGATGTTCTAGGGCGTGAGGAGGCAGCCAAATGGACCACCTTGTCCACTCCGGCCCGTATACCAAACCATGCATATGATATGATGGGTAGAGCACTAAATGAGGTGACTGATATGGTCCAGACCATGGATGGGATGAATGAGATCCCACGATCCCGCCTCGATGATGAGTTAAAAAAATTGGCTGATGGTGCATATCCAATCAAGGATGATCCTGTTCAGAGGCTATTATGGGACCAATATATCAAGGTTGCAGCAAGTTTGGCTTGTTCTCAATTCGAGAGATTCAAAAAGGTCATCATTGAG GATACCCAGGAGGATGGAACTGAAAATGGACATGATATGGAAGATGATGAAGGAAATGAGAATGGGCAGAACATGGATGATGAAGCAGGAGATATGGATGATGACGGAGGAAACATGGATGGACATTATAGTGATGAAGATGGCAGCTTCAACAACACTCAACTCAGCCCTTAG